A region from the Musa acuminata AAA Group cultivar baxijiao chromosome BXJ1-10, Cavendish_Baxijiao_AAA, whole genome shotgun sequence genome encodes:
- the LOC135595736 gene encoding AT-hook motif nuclear-localized protein 1-like, with protein MEGMESVVVTGCEGGRGGGDGAGGGGGGGVEAGYSSPTLSPTPPQLAAFSGGVVGVTGMPVPPSEGAGLAMGMMGSGGYGGSSEGDLPAPKKRGRPRKYGSDGMALALSPTSGSASPFSPASSDAKRGRGRPPGSGKRQLLAALGEWFACSAGGSFTPHVVTIATGEDVAARILSFSQKGPRAICILSANGAISNVTLRQPGSSGGTLTYEGRFEILSLSGSFTISETGGMRSRTGGISVSLAGPDGRVIGGGVAGLLLAASPIQVVVGSFMPNVYKEKQAKPTHQAQPSALPGTTGLLTAAMPISQANPEEDCETPTSSSLARQSHAENSLCGPNPNSTWHGLQSSEHKPSPDINICLQGE; from the exons ATGGAAGGGATGGAGAGCGTTGTCGTGACAGGGTGTGaaggaggcagaggaggaggagatggagctggaggaggtggaggaggaggagtggAAGCAGGTTACTCTTCTCCGACTTTGTCGCCTACTCCTCCTCAGCTTGCGGCATTTTCCGGCGGGGTTGTTGGCGTGACGGGGATGCCCGTGCCACCGTCGGAAGGGGCCGGCTTGGCCATGGGGATGATGGGGAGCGGCGGCTATGGGGGCAGCAGCGAGGGAGATCTTCCCGCGCCGAAGAAGAGAGGGAGGCCCAGGAAGTACGGATCGGACGGCATGGCCCTGGCGCTGTCGCCGACCTCCGGCTCTGCCTCCCCTTTCTCTCCTGCTTCCTCCGACGCCAAACGGGGTAGAGGGCGGCCACCTGGCTCCGGGAAACGCCAACTCCTTGCGGCTCTTG GAGAATGGTTTGCGTGCTCAGCCGGTGGGAGTTTTACGCCGCATGTTGTGACCATTGCCACAGGGGAG GATGTCGCTGCTAGAATTCTTTCCTTCTCCCAGAAGGGTCCGCGGGCTATCTGCATACTCTCTGCGAATGGGGCTATCTCCAATGTTACTCTGCGCCAGCCAGGCTCTTCCGGTGGTACCTTGACTTATGAG GGCCGATTTGAGATACTGTCCCTGTCGGGGTCCTTTACAATTTCTGAAACTGGTGGTATGCGGAGTAGAACTGGTGGGATTAGTGTCTCGCTTGCTGGACCTGACGGCCGTGTTATTGGTGGAGGAGTTGCTGGATTATTGCTTGCTGCCAGTCCAATTCAA GTGGTGGTTGGAAGCTTCATGCCGAACGTATACAAGGAGAAACAAGCAAAACCAACTCATCAAGCACAACCTTCAGCACTTCCAGGAACTACTGGTTTATTGACAGCTGCAATGCCTATTTCTCAAGCAAACCCCGAAGAAGACTGCGAGACCCCAACCTCATCATCCTTGGCCAGACAATCCCATGCCGAAAATAGCCTGTGCGGCCCCAATCCAAACTCTACTTGGCATGGTCTACAGTCATCAGAACACAAGCCTTCTCCTGATATTAACATATGCTTACAGGGAGAATAG